One Luteibacter sp. 9135 DNA segment encodes these proteins:
- the pheT gene encoding phenylalanine--tRNA ligase subunit beta, producing MKFSENWLRELVAIDADRAALVHALTMSGLEVEEVTELGDGLHGVVVAEIVSATRHPEADRLQVCMVDAGLGEPVQIVCGAPNARVGIRVPLATVGATLPGGIAIKAATLRGVESSGMLCSAKELGIDADASGLLELPADAPVGTPLADYLGLPDASIELKITPNRPDVLGLNGLAHDVAALFGSRVKAIGVDAVPVTASATREVRLDAGADAPRYLGRIIEGIDAAAASPLWMAERLRRAGIRPISAIVDVTQYVMLELGHPLHAFDNDTLHGAIVVRHAGQGETLKLLDGNAATLDPSFVVIADEARALAVAGIMGGSDSRVTESTRNVFLEAAHFAPAAIMGRARKLGLHTDASHRYERGVDPALPRRAMERATELLLQIAGGQAGPITVAERPEDLREHAPVVLRHARLHRILGIEVTADEVVRIFTALGMGVEEIADGWRVTPPSSRFDIEREEDLIEEVARIHGYERIPTHIPAGQIALRSEPEARLSEMVLRDQLAARGYFEAVTLSFLSADLLTTWGLDHAWVPLANPLSADLAVMRTSLLPGLVEALRHNRARQQERVRLFEVARSFHATGGAPDEIGRVAVVASGHARAEQWGTPSRTVDFFDLKGDLDALIAHTGEPARWSVDTESLPSWLHPGRSARVLRDGQPVGYLGALHPALAKALDLGPDVHVMELALEPILARRLPSASRVTRFPAVRRDIAVELPEEVSWSAVETAVRGALGEVLKELRLFDRYAGKGIDEGRKSLAMGLILQDASRTLTDEDADARVAEAVGALEKTCKARLRG from the coding sequence ATGAAATTCTCCGAAAACTGGTTGCGCGAATTGGTGGCCATCGATGCCGACCGCGCGGCGCTGGTCCATGCGCTCACCATGTCCGGCCTGGAAGTGGAAGAGGTCACCGAACTGGGTGACGGGCTGCACGGTGTGGTCGTGGCCGAGATCGTCTCCGCCACCAGGCATCCCGAAGCCGATCGCCTGCAGGTCTGCATGGTCGACGCCGGCCTCGGCGAACCGGTGCAGATCGTCTGCGGTGCGCCCAATGCGCGCGTCGGCATCCGCGTGCCGCTCGCCACGGTGGGTGCCACGCTGCCCGGCGGTATCGCGATCAAGGCGGCGACACTGCGTGGTGTCGAATCGTCCGGCATGCTGTGTTCGGCCAAGGAACTGGGCATCGACGCCGACGCGTCGGGCCTGCTCGAGCTCCCAGCCGATGCGCCGGTCGGCACCCCGCTGGCCGATTACCTGGGCCTGCCCGACGCCAGCATCGAGCTGAAGATCACCCCGAACCGCCCCGACGTGCTGGGCCTCAACGGCCTGGCGCACGACGTGGCGGCGCTGTTCGGCAGTCGCGTGAAGGCCATCGGTGTCGACGCGGTGCCGGTGACGGCCAGTGCCACGCGTGAGGTGCGCCTCGACGCCGGCGCGGACGCGCCGCGCTATCTCGGGCGCATCATCGAAGGTATCGACGCTGCCGCCGCCTCGCCGCTGTGGATGGCCGAACGGCTGCGTCGCGCCGGCATCCGTCCGATCAGCGCCATCGTGGACGTTACCCAGTACGTGATGCTGGAACTCGGTCACCCGTTGCATGCCTTCGACAACGACACGCTGCACGGCGCGATCGTCGTCCGTCATGCGGGGCAGGGCGAAACCCTGAAGCTGCTCGACGGCAACGCGGCCACCCTGGACCCCTCGTTTGTGGTGATTGCCGATGAAGCCCGCGCCCTGGCCGTGGCCGGCATCATGGGTGGCTCCGATTCGCGCGTAACCGAGAGCACGCGCAACGTGTTCCTGGAAGCCGCGCATTTCGCACCCGCCGCCATCATGGGGCGCGCACGCAAGCTCGGCCTGCACACGGATGCCTCGCACCGCTACGAGCGCGGCGTCGATCCTGCGCTGCCGCGGCGTGCCATGGAACGGGCCACCGAACTGCTGCTGCAGATCGCCGGCGGCCAGGCGGGCCCGATCACGGTGGCGGAGCGTCCGGAAGACCTGCGCGAGCATGCGCCGGTGGTCCTGCGCCATGCGCGCCTGCACCGCATCCTGGGCATCGAGGTCACGGCCGACGAAGTGGTCCGTATCTTCACCGCCCTGGGCATGGGCGTGGAAGAGATCGCCGACGGCTGGCGGGTGACCCCGCCGAGCAGCCGCTTCGATATCGAGCGCGAGGAAGACCTCATCGAGGAGGTCGCCCGCATTCACGGTTACGAGCGCATCCCCACGCACATCCCCGCCGGCCAGATCGCCCTGCGCTCGGAGCCGGAAGCGCGCCTGAGCGAAATGGTCCTGCGCGACCAGCTGGCCGCGCGTGGGTACTTCGAAGCGGTGACGCTGTCCTTCCTCAGTGCCGACCTGCTGACCACCTGGGGCCTGGACCACGCCTGGGTGCCGCTGGCCAACCCGCTTTCCGCCGACCTGGCGGTGATGCGCACCTCGCTGCTGCCCGGCCTGGTCGAGGCGCTGCGGCACAACCGCGCGCGCCAGCAGGAGCGCGTCCGCCTGTTCGAGGTGGCACGCAGCTTCCATGCCACCGGCGGCGCGCCCGACGAGATCGGCCGCGTGGCGGTGGTCGCTTCGGGCCACGCGCGTGCGGAGCAATGGGGCACGCCGTCGCGCACGGTCGATTTCTTCGACCTCAAGGGCGACCTCGATGCGCTGATCGCCCACACCGGTGAGCCGGCGCGCTGGTCGGTCGACACCGAAAGCCTGCCGTCCTGGCTGCATCCGGGCCGCAGCGCCAGGGTGCTGCGCGACGGCCAGCCCGTCGGCTACCTGGGCGCCCTGCATCCTGCGCTGGCCAAGGCGCTGGACCTGGGCCCCGATGTGCACGTGATGGAGCTGGCCCTCGAGCCGATCCTCGCGCGCCGGCTGCCCAGCGCCAGCCGGGTGACCCGCTTCCCCGCCGTCCGCCGCGACATCGCCGTGGAGCTGCCGGAAGAGGTGTCCTGGTCCGCCGTCGAAACCGCCGTGCGCGGTGCCTTGGGAGAGGTCCTGAAAGAGCTTCGACTGTTCGATCGATACGCCGGAAAAGGCATCGACGAAGGACGAAAGAGTCTCGCTATGGGCTTGATTTTACAGGACGCTTCACGCACCCTTACCGACGAAGATGCCGACGCTCGCGTGGCAGAAGCGGTGGGGGCATTGGAGAAGACATGCAAGGCAAGATTGCGAGGGTAA
- the ihfA gene encoding integration host factor subunit alpha, which yields MALTKAEMAERLFLDVGLNKREAKEFVDAYFEVVREALERGEQVKLSGFGNFDLRQKNQRPGRNPKTGEEIPISARRVVTFRPGQKLKVRVEGYAGPRE from the coding sequence ATGGCGCTGACCAAGGCGGAAATGGCCGAGCGGCTTTTCCTCGACGTGGGCCTCAACAAGCGTGAGGCCAAGGAGTTCGTTGACGCGTACTTCGAGGTCGTGCGTGAAGCCCTCGAGCGGGGCGAACAGGTCAAGTTGTCCGGCTTCGGCAATTTCGATCTGCGCCAGAAGAATCAGCGTCCCGGTCGCAATCCCAAGACCGGCGAAGAAATTCCCATCTCTGCCCGGCGGGTCGTCACCTTCCGTCCCGGCCAGAAACTCAAGGTAAGAGTCGAGGGCTATGCTGGACCCAGGGAATAA
- a CDS encoding MerR family transcriptional regulator: MLDPGNNTELPAIPAKRYFTIGEVSELCGVKPHVLRYWEQEFPALKPVKRRGNRRYYQRHDVLMIRQIRSLLYDEGFTITGARARLEGPQARMEASMSHQIVRQVRLELEEVLTLLRR, from the coding sequence ATGCTGGACCCAGGGAATAACACCGAGCTTCCGGCGATCCCGGCGAAGCGCTATTTCACCATTGGTGAGGTCAGCGAGCTTTGCGGCGTCAAGCCGCACGTACTGCGCTACTGGGAGCAGGAATTCCCCGCACTCAAGCCGGTCAAGCGCCGCGGCAACCGTCGGTACTACCAGCGCCACGATGTGCTGATGATCCGCCAGATCCGTTCGTTGCTGTACGACGAGGGTTTCACCATCACCGGTGCGCGTGCGCGGCTGGAGGGCCCCCAGGCCCGGATGGAAGCCAGCATGTCCCACCAGATCGTCCGCCAGGTTCGCCTGGAGCTGGAAGAAGTCCTTACCCTGCTTCGTCGTTGA
- a CDS encoding LysR substrate-binding domain-containing protein, whose translation MTSPRHPSPDGPHHRLPSTAHLRALEAAARLGSFERASHELAITASAVAKRVAALESLLGVKMLSRTGRGVEPTAIGREYLEQVNVALGLLTRSAYHQRASTSRRRLRVATPPTFGRDLLVPHLPAFSERHPDIELELMPSIPYLDITAPGWDVEIRFGDGAFDGVLSERLTDDTVFPVASPAYLARVRFDTPADMLRRGVLLRCPLEPWGPWMRAAREHTGTGDVDEPTQGHRLMDLGMLMEAALNGQGVALVRRSLAWRYLQAGRLIPLFAIEARPTSAYYLCSPRGVDDDGSRAAFGAWLHEVCRAAQGASVARDA comes from the coding sequence ATGACTTCCCCTCGCCATCCGTCGCCCGACGGTCCCCACCATCGACTGCCCTCCACCGCGCACCTGCGTGCCCTGGAAGCGGCGGCCAGGCTCGGTTCGTTCGAACGGGCCAGTCATGAGCTGGCGATCACGGCCAGCGCCGTGGCCAAGCGGGTGGCTGCGCTGGAGTCGCTGCTGGGCGTAAAGATGCTGTCGCGCACGGGGCGGGGCGTGGAGCCCACGGCCATCGGTCGCGAATACCTGGAGCAGGTGAATGTCGCGCTGGGCCTGCTCACCCGGTCCGCGTATCACCAGCGTGCGTCCACCTCACGTCGGCGCCTGCGTGTCGCCACGCCGCCCACGTTCGGCCGCGACCTGCTCGTGCCGCACCTGCCGGCCTTCAGCGAACGGCATCCGGACATCGAACTGGAACTGATGCCCTCGATTCCCTACCTGGACATCACCGCGCCCGGCTGGGACGTGGAGATCCGTTTCGGCGACGGTGCATTCGACGGCGTGCTCAGCGAGCGGCTGACCGACGACACCGTGTTCCCGGTGGCCAGCCCGGCCTACCTGGCCCGGGTCCGCTTCGATACGCCCGCCGACATGCTGCGGCGTGGCGTGCTGCTGCGCTGCCCGCTGGAACCGTGGGGACCGTGGATGCGCGCGGCGCGCGAGCATACCGGCACGGGGGATGTCGACGAGCCTACCCAGGGCCATCGGTTGATGGATCTGGGCATGCTGATGGAGGCGGCGTTGAACGGGCAGGGCGTGGCCCTGGTCCGGCGTAGTCTTGCCTGGCGGTATCTACAGGCGGGTCGGCTGATCCCTCTGTTCGCTATCGAGGCGCGACCGACGTCCGCTTATTACCTGTGCTCGCCACGCGGCGTGGACGACGACGGATCGCGTGCCGCGTTCGGGGCGTGGCTGCACGAGGTGTGCCGGGCGGCGCAAGGCGCGTCCGTTGCGCGGGACGCATAG
- a CDS encoding alpha-hydroxy acid oxidase, translating to MPAPVTCVADLRELARKRVPRAFFDYADHGSYDEVTLRDNRAVFDRIRLRQRVMIDVDRRDLATTVVDQPVSLPLAIAPTGLTGLTHGSGEILAARAAAAAGIPFCLSTMSICSVEQVAAAVDDPFWFQIYVMRDRGFTRSLIARAREAGCSALMVTADLQIQGQRHREIKNGMTVPPKLTMKNLLDILGKPRWVRGVVTAPSRSFGNLAGQIDGAGGLTTLAQWIGSQFDPRLSWDDIAWIRDLWPGKLILKGIMDPDDARAAVAAGVDAIVVSNHGGRQLDGAIASAVALPRVVDAVGNDIEVLFDGGIQTGQSLLKALALGARAGLIGKAFLYGLGAMGQEGVTRVIEILRRELDVSMALTGHTSVHDLDRSVLLDERGEPWLPMRARVQGTT from the coding sequence ATGCCCGCTCCCGTCACCTGTGTCGCCGACCTGCGCGAGCTGGCCCGCAAACGCGTTCCCCGCGCCTTCTTCGACTACGCCGACCACGGCTCGTACGACGAGGTGACGCTGCGCGACAACCGCGCCGTGTTCGACCGCATTCGCCTGCGCCAGCGGGTGATGATCGATGTCGACCGGCGCGACCTGGCGACGACCGTCGTCGACCAACCCGTGTCGCTGCCCCTGGCTATCGCACCCACCGGGCTGACCGGCCTCACCCATGGGTCCGGCGAGATACTGGCCGCTCGCGCCGCCGCCGCGGCGGGCATCCCGTTCTGCCTGAGCACCATGTCCATCTGCTCCGTGGAACAGGTGGCGGCGGCGGTGGACGATCCGTTCTGGTTCCAGATCTATGTCATGCGGGATCGGGGCTTCACCCGCTCGCTGATCGCCCGTGCACGCGAGGCAGGCTGTTCGGCCTTGATGGTCACGGCCGACCTGCAGATCCAGGGCCAACGCCATCGCGAGATCAAGAACGGCATGACCGTACCGCCGAAGCTCACGATGAAGAACCTGCTGGATATTCTCGGCAAGCCACGCTGGGTGCGAGGCGTAGTGACCGCGCCGAGTCGATCGTTCGGCAACCTGGCCGGCCAGATCGACGGCGCCGGCGGGCTGACCACGCTGGCCCAGTGGATCGGCAGCCAGTTCGATCCGCGGCTGAGCTGGGACGACATCGCCTGGATCAGGGACCTGTGGCCCGGCAAGCTGATCCTCAAAGGCATCATGGACCCCGACGATGCCCGTGCAGCGGTGGCCGCCGGCGTCGATGCCATCGTGGTCTCCAACCACGGCGGCCGGCAACTGGACGGTGCGATCGCCTCGGCCGTCGCCCTACCCCGCGTGGTCGACGCGGTGGGCAACGATATCGAGGTGCTGTTCGACGGCGGCATCCAGACCGGGCAGTCGCTGCTCAAGGCCCTGGCGCTGGGTGCGCGTGCCGGCCTCATCGGCAAGGCGTTCCTCTACGGACTCGGTGCCATGGGCCAGGAAGGCGTGACGCGCGTCATCGAGATACTGCGTCGCGAGCTGGACGTCAGCATGGCGCTGACCGGGCATACGTCGGTGCACGACCTGGATCGCTCGGTGCTGCTGGACGAGCGTGGCGAACCTTGGCTGCCGATGCGTGCGCGGGTGCAGGGCACGACCTGA
- the serA gene encoding phosphoglycerate dehydrogenase has product MKRTSYPKEDIKVLLLEGVSRSALDTFRQAGYSQIEFHEKSLPEDELKQRIADAHIVGIRSRTHLSAEVLAEARRLIAVGCFCIGTNQVDAAEAERLGVPVFNAPYSNTRSVAELVIAETIMLVRRIPEKNAECHRGGWSKSAAGSFEVRDKVLGIVGYGHIGTQVGVLAESLGMRVIFHDIEPKLSLGNARPASSLDDLLERADVVTLHVPETAQTKHMVGAAEIARMRAGSMLINASRGTVVDIDALADALREKHLAGAAIDVFPVEPKGNGDPFVSPLVGMDNVILTPHVGGSTAEAQENIGIEVASKLVRYSDNGSTLSAVNFPEVSLPGHPTSRRLLHIHRNIPGVLSRVNEVFSRAAVNIDGQYLQTSPQVGYVVIDVTTSEERAVALRNELAAIEGTLRARVLY; this is encoded by the coding sequence ATGAAACGCACGTCGTACCCGAAAGAAGACATCAAGGTGCTGCTGCTGGAAGGGGTGAGCCGCAGCGCACTCGACACCTTCCGCCAGGCCGGTTACTCGCAGATCGAGTTCCACGAGAAATCGCTGCCCGAGGACGAACTCAAGCAGCGCATCGCCGATGCGCACATCGTCGGCATCCGCTCGCGCACGCACCTGTCCGCCGAGGTGCTGGCCGAGGCGCGCCGCCTCATCGCGGTGGGCTGCTTCTGTATCGGCACCAACCAGGTCGATGCGGCCGAGGCAGAGCGCCTGGGCGTGCCGGTGTTCAACGCACCCTACTCCAACACGCGCAGCGTGGCCGAGCTGGTCATCGCCGAGACGATCATGCTGGTGCGGCGCATCCCCGAGAAGAACGCCGAGTGCCATCGCGGCGGCTGGTCCAAGTCGGCCGCCGGCAGCTTCGAGGTACGCGACAAGGTGCTGGGCATCGTCGGTTATGGGCATATCGGCACCCAGGTCGGCGTGCTGGCCGAATCGCTGGGCATGCGCGTCATCTTCCACGATATCGAGCCCAAGCTGTCGCTGGGCAATGCGCGGCCGGCGTCCAGCCTGGACGACCTGCTCGAGCGAGCCGACGTGGTCACGCTGCACGTGCCGGAAACCGCGCAGACGAAGCACATGGTCGGTGCCGCGGAGATCGCCCGCATGCGCGCCGGCTCCATGCTGATCAACGCCTCGCGCGGCACGGTGGTGGATATCGACGCGCTGGCCGATGCGCTGCGCGAGAAGCACCTCGCCGGCGCCGCCATCGACGTGTTTCCCGTCGAGCCCAAGGGCAACGGCGATCCGTTCGTCTCGCCGCTGGTGGGCATGGACAACGTGATCCTCACCCCGCACGTCGGCGGCAGCACCGCCGAGGCGCAGGAGAACATCGGCATCGAGGTGGCGTCCAAGCTGGTGCGCTACAGCGACAACGGCAGCACGCTCTCGGCGGTGAACTTCCCCGAGGTCTCGCTGCCCGGCCATCCCACCAGTCGCCGCCTGCTGCATATCCATCGCAACATCCCTGGCGTGCTGTCGCGGGTGAACGAGGTGTTCTCGCGCGCGGCGGTCAACATCGACGGCCAGTACCTGCAGACCTCGCCCCAGGTGGGTTACGTCGTCATCGATGTGACCACCAGCGAGGAACGCGCGGTGGCCCTGCGCAACGAACTGGCGGCCATCGAAGGCACGCTGCGGGCGCGCGTGCTCTACTGA
- a CDS encoding FAD-binding oxidoreductase yields the protein MTDPRLAELARLLPDLKLSTEPGDLEHHGRDWTRRWTPAPLAIAYPATVEEVQGIVRWANGQGVGLVPSGGRTGLSGGAVAAHGELVVTLDRMNRVLEFDPIDRTLTVQPGIALEAVHNAAREHSLIYPVDFAARGSCQIGGNIATNAGGIRVIRYGNTRQWVAGLKVVTGTGELLDLNRGLVKNASGYDFRHLVIGSEGTLGIVVEATLSLTSPPPPSQVMLLAIPAMDALMKVFAEARHSLSLGAFEFFTDRALHHVVAHGARRPFEEDHPFYVVAEFDVPDASAEAAALAFFEFCLGEGWVVDGVISSSEAQAASLWRLREGITESLAPHKPYKNDVSVRISAVPAFMADMQTLLAAEYPDVDVVWFGHIGDGNLHINVLKPEGLDNAVFVAQCEHVTSLLVDTLHRHGGSISAEHGIGLVKKPWLDSVRSEAEIALMRGIKAVWDPNNVMNPGKLLP from the coding sequence ATGACCGATCCGCGCCTGGCCGAACTGGCCCGTCTCCTCCCCGACCTGAAGCTGTCCACGGAACCGGGCGACCTGGAACACCACGGCCGCGACTGGACGCGCCGCTGGACACCGGCGCCGCTGGCCATCGCCTACCCGGCCACGGTGGAGGAAGTGCAGGGCATCGTGCGCTGGGCGAACGGGCAGGGCGTCGGGCTGGTGCCGTCCGGCGGTCGCACCGGCCTGTCGGGCGGTGCCGTGGCCGCCCATGGCGAACTGGTGGTCACGCTCGATCGCATGAACCGCGTGCTCGAGTTCGACCCGATCGACCGCACGCTCACCGTGCAGCCCGGCATCGCGCTGGAAGCGGTGCATAACGCCGCCCGCGAGCACTCGCTCATCTACCCGGTGGACTTCGCCGCGCGCGGTTCGTGCCAGATCGGCGGCAATATCGCCACCAACGCCGGCGGCATCCGGGTGATCCGCTACGGCAACACGCGCCAGTGGGTGGCCGGGCTGAAGGTGGTCACGGGCACGGGCGAGCTGCTGGACCTCAACCGGGGGCTGGTCAAGAACGCCTCCGGCTACGATTTCCGGCACCTGGTCATCGGCTCCGAAGGCACCCTCGGCATCGTCGTCGAGGCCACCCTCAGCCTGACCTCGCCGCCGCCGCCCTCGCAGGTGATGCTGCTGGCCATCCCTGCCATGGATGCCCTGATGAAGGTGTTTGCCGAAGCGCGGCATTCCCTCAGCCTGGGCGCCTTCGAATTCTTCACCGACCGGGCGCTTCACCACGTGGTGGCCCATGGCGCACGGCGTCCCTTCGAGGAAGACCATCCGTTCTACGTGGTGGCCGAGTTCGACGTGCCCGATGCGTCGGCCGAAGCCGCCGCCCTGGCCTTCTTCGAATTCTGCCTGGGCGAGGGCTGGGTGGTGGATGGCGTCATCAGTTCCAGCGAGGCGCAGGCTGCATCGTTGTGGCGGTTGCGCGAGGGCATCACGGAGTCGCTGGCGCCGCACAAGCCCTACAAGAACGATGTGTCGGTGCGGATCTCCGCCGTGCCCGCCTTCATGGCGGACATGCAGACCTTGCTTGCGGCGGAGTACCCCGATGTCGACGTGGTGTGGTTTGGGCATATCGGCGACGGCAACCTGCACATCAACGTGCTGAAGCCGGAAGGCCTGGACAATGCCGTGTTCGTCGCCCAGTGCGAGCACGTCACCTCGTTGCTGGTCGATACGCTGCACCGCCATGGCGGCAGCATCTCCGCCGAACACGGCATCGGCCTGGTCAAGAAGCCGTGGCTGGACAGCGTGCGCAGCGAAGCCGAGATCGCCTTGATGCGCGGTATCAAGGCGGTGTGGGACCCGAACAACGTGATGAACCCGGGCAAGCTGCTTCCGTAA
- the pip gene encoding prolyl aminopeptidase yields the protein MAQDSPDLYPPIEPYNSGMLAVSPLHTLYFEESGNPRGKPVVFLHGGPGGGTNPRCRRFFDPAKYRIVLFDQRGCGQSTPHAELTDNTTWDLVADIEQLREHLGIDAWQVFGGSWGSTLALAYAETHPERVSELVLRGIFMLRRSELEWFYQGGCDQLYPDAWETYLSAIPPAEHGDLISAYHRRLTSTDPAVRVAAARAWSVWEGATSYLYQDEGHIASSGEDEFALAFARIECHYFVNAGFFEVDGQLLRDVGKIRHIPTVIVQGRYDVVCPMRSAWDLHRAFPEAELKVVQDAGHSAFEPGIVRELVRTTDRFAG from the coding sequence ATGGCCCAGGATTCCCCCGATCTGTATCCGCCGATCGAGCCCTACAACAGCGGCATGCTCGCGGTCTCGCCGCTGCACACGCTGTATTTCGAGGAAAGCGGCAATCCCCGGGGCAAGCCGGTGGTGTTCCTGCACGGCGGCCCCGGCGGCGGCACCAACCCGCGTTGTCGTCGTTTCTTCGACCCGGCGAAGTACCGCATCGTGCTGTTCGACCAGCGCGGCTGCGGGCAATCCACGCCGCACGCGGAACTGACCGACAACACCACGTGGGACCTGGTGGCCGACATCGAGCAGCTACGCGAGCACCTGGGTATCGATGCTTGGCAGGTCTTCGGCGGCTCGTGGGGTTCGACCCTCGCGCTGGCCTATGCCGAGACGCATCCGGAGCGTGTCAGCGAACTGGTATTGCGCGGCATCTTCATGCTGCGCCGATCGGAACTGGAGTGGTTCTACCAGGGCGGTTGCGACCAGCTGTACCCGGACGCCTGGGAAACCTACCTCTCGGCGATCCCGCCGGCGGAACACGGCGATCTCATCAGTGCCTACCACCGTCGCCTCACCAGCACGGACCCGGCGGTGCGCGTTGCCGCAGCCCGGGCGTGGTCGGTATGGGAGGGTGCGACCAGCTACCTGTACCAGGACGAAGGCCACATCGCGTCCAGCGGTGAAGACGAGTTCGCCCTCGCGTTCGCGCGGATCGAGTGCCACTACTTCGTCAACGCCGGCTTCTTCGAGGTGGACGGCCAACTGCTGCGCGACGTGGGCAAGATCCGCCACATCCCGACGGTGATCGTGCAGGGCCGTTACGACGTCGTCTGCCCCATGCGCAGCGCATGGGACCTGCACCGCGCGTTCCCCGAGGCCGAACTGAAGGTGGTGCAGGACGCCGGGCATTCCGCGTTCGAGCCGGGTATCGTCCGCGAACTGGTGCGGACCACGGATCGCTTCGCCGGCTGA